In Oryza sativa Japonica Group chromosome 11, ASM3414082v1, the following are encoded in one genomic region:
- the LOC4350330 gene encoding uncharacterized protein, with translation MGRGPSKKLAKRPRAAARGDQEEGDGKEVKEEEEDEALLFPVGAEVEVGSDDPGFVGSFYEGTVEAHLPGGDGYVVAYTTLEEGGAALREEARARDVRPQPPPVAGAPGAPGAGGFAMHDMVEAFHNEGWWSGVVTGLPLPLDVLPVDPRRRVYTVAFPTSREVMEFEEAALRPHRVFRRGSWVPAADVDNGGPAFREGSLVEVSRSAESFGQSWNPATILKVIGSTNFLVQYRHVGDDGELVTEIVDTEYIRPARSIIRMDSKYRFSPSSHVEVFHEGSWWPGIILETSSGVFGKMYVVKLKSYTTGMDNVDGVDKLTVENTKLRPQFEWDGRKWMRCMTKKKDTKAKKLVIRGSQLTSRKKPIPADLASCNDSDEIRDKPSSDKLLETADVVPRPKETMKQQNAVLALASQIKLPLQLSMTGSGHLKYTSSLILGSPIELPSSQMDVMPSVPQTAGLQASLFGVFGKLRPIPQDPLLVMQSPHPDLSRNEGSKASTDQEKQSTDEGCCLISSAANSFNFVSFAGIDVSRKRKECVSFQAPEELGVNPETLSSFHIQEMKKNRVDETIEGTHDIAAISEEQTKLIFRDEHNELPTNVIAGPAIPSEKNQPTPLEDNKGPRDSSIVDKISQSGINDVRQDENLVLHATSTLDNSGDVNLLSSVSSTENQKKISKSEGCEISMDEDSGEEFCRSILVMPDDTRMDQFPSAKSGQATRHDDLICKENLGAIVECVTNTPTENLSFLSPAMFDDGVPNQSPVSENCQDNKQDGMDNVDHGANVVELASIIPETQHASVGGPLSTISLAALEGKTVLSHSLTWESALNEQSGVSQQYHSSAMVESPECVAESSQSIDDSTITQLCSFDMSQCIDAELGNSLIVSNNTQDTPISKYVARTHNSSCPLMQKFLHVHENIMVDQPSESLAIIELPFVKTSPMWAQIEAMEVFSKVPQRPNFHQLQQHPPEFREGIALGLMYSFTNLAESINMLNVHDDNAVFEHKMRCISVLEADGFDVRHLRSRLETLLSLKNSWSKIQDMMKRSEKKIAQEEIDDQQRCAEISVLSMVVRQLEQHAHLFRCIKNRAISQQMSHAMENSRLKVEASQLKQSSMSTEQRFSSVVAAPW, from the exons ATGGGGCGCGGCCCGTCGAAGAAGCTGGCAAAGCGGCCGCGGGCTGCGGCGCGTGGGGATCAGGAGGAGGGTGACGGGAaggaggtgaaggaggaggaggaggatgaggcgcTGCTGTTCCCGGTCGGCGCGGAGGTGGAGGTTGGCAGCGACGACCCGGGCTTCGTCGGCTCCTTCTACGAGGGCACCGTCGAGGCCCACCTCCCGGGTGGCGACGGATACGTCGTCGCCTACACCACgctggaggagggcggcgcggcgctgcggGAGGAGGCCCGCGCCCGCGACGtgcgcccgcagccgccgccggtggcgggggCGCCGGGCGCGCCGGGCGCCGGTGGGTTCGCGATGCACGACATGGTGGAGGCGTTCCACAACGAGGGGTGGTGGTCGGGCGTGGTCACcggcctgccgctgccgctggacGTGCTCCCCGTCGACCCACGCCGGAGGGTGTACACGGTGGCGTTCCCGACGTCGCGGGAGGTGATGGAGttcgaggaggcggcgctgcgGCCGCACCGCGTGTTCCGCCGCGGCAGCTGGGTCCCGGCCGCTGATGTG GACAATGGAGGTCCAGCATTCAGAGAGGGAAGCCTAGTTGAAGTGAGTAGATCTGCGGAAAGCTTTGGCCAGTCTTGGAATCCAGCTACTATTTTGAAAGTGATTGGTTCTACAAATTTCTTAGTACAGTATAGACACGTCGGAGATGATGGGGAGCTGGTCACGGAGATTGTTGATACTGAATATATTCGGCCAGCACGCTCAATCATTCGTATGGACTCAAAATACAGATTTTCTCCATCTTCTCATGTAGAGGTCTTTCATGAAGGTAGCTGGTGGCCTGGAATTATTTTGGAGACTTCAAGTGGTGTATTTGGCAAGATGTATGTTGTTAAACTGAAGAGTTACACAACGGGCATGGATAATGTGGATGGCGTGGATAAGTTGACAGTTGAAAATACAAAACTGAGACCACAGTTTGAATGGGATGGTCGAAAATGGATGCGCTGCATGACAAAGAAAAAGGATACAAAGGCAAAG AAGCTTGTCATTAGAGGGTCTCAATTAACCTCTCGAAAAAAGCCAATTCCTGCTGACTTGGCATCATGTAATGACAGTGATGAAATCAGAGATAAACCAAGCTCTGATAAATTGTTGGAGACTGCAGATGTAGTACCACGACCTAAAGAAACTATGAAGCAACAAAATGCAGTGCTGGCATTAGCATCTCAGATAAAACTTCCTTTACAGTTATCAATGACAGGATCTGGTCATTTGAAATATACTTCTTCACTTATTCTAGGTAGTCCTATTGAACTACCATCTTCTCAGATGGATGTCATGCCCTCTGTGCCGCAAACTGCAGGGCTGCAAGCTTCACTGTTTGGGGTGTTTGGGAAACTAAGACCTATCCCACAGGATCCACTTTTAGTAATGCAATCACCTCATCCAGATCTCAGCAGAAATGAAGGATCAAAGGCATCGACTGATCAAGAAAAGCAATCAACTGATGAAGGCTGTTGTCTGATTTCAAGTGCTGCAAATAGCTTCAACTTTGTGTCATTTGCTGGAATTGATGTgtccagaaaaagaaaagaatgtgtTTCTTTTCAAGCACCTGAGGAACTAGGGGTGAATCCTGAAACTCTCAGTTCTTTTCACATTCAGGAG ATGAAGAAAAACAGAGTTGACGAAACAATTGAGGGAACCCACGACATTGCAGCAATCTCTGAAGAAC AGACCAAGCTGATTTTTAGAGATGAACATAATGAACTGCCTACCAATGTTATTGCTGGTCCAGCAATTCCTTCAGAAAAAAATCAGCCAACTCCACTTGAAGACAATAAAG GTCCACGAGACAGTAGCATTGTTGATAAAATCAGCCAAAGTGGTATAAACGATGTTCGCCAAGATGAGAACCTTGTACTGCATGCAACTTCAACATTAGATAATTCTGGTGATGTGAATTTGTTATCTTCTGTTTCTTCAACTGAAAACCAGAAGAAAATATCCAAATCTGAAGGGTGTGAAATAAGTATGGATGAAGACTCTGGTGAAGAATTTTGTCGGAGCATTTTGGTTATGCCTGATGATACTAGAATGGATCAATTTCCTTCAGCAAAGAGTGGTCAAGCTACCAGGCATGATGACCTCATTTGCAAGGAAAACTTGGGAGCAATAGTTGAGTGTGTGACGAACACTCCAACAgagaatttgtcttttttgtctCCAGCTATGTTTGATGATGGGGTGCCGAACCAGTCACCAGTCAGTGAGAATTGTCAGGATAACAAACAAGATGGCATGGACAATGTGGATCATGGAGCAAATGTGGTGGAGTTAGCCAGTATTATTCCTGAAACTCAGCATGCCAGTGTTGGTGGTCCACTGTCAACCATATCTTTAGCTGCACTCGAGGGTAAAACAGTCCTTTCACATAGTTTAACGTGGGAGTCTGCACTTAATGAACAATCTGGAGTTTCACAACAGTATCACAGCTCAGCCATGGTAGAGTCACCAGAATGTGTTGCTGAAAGTAGCCAGTCCATCGATGATTCGACAATAACTCAGTTATGTTCTTTTGATATGAGCCAATGTATTGATGCTGAACTTGGTAACAGCTTGATCGTTTCAAACAACACTCAGGATACACCAATATCCAAGTATGTAGCAAGAACACATAACTCTTCCTGCCCCTTGATGCAGAAATTTCTTCATGTGCATGAGAATATTATGGTTGATCAGCCATCAGAATCCTTGGCTATTATTGAACTTCCGTTTGTGAAGACCTCCCCGATGTGGGCACAAATTGAGGCAATGGAAGTATTTAGTAAAGTGCCACAACGACCAAATTTTCATCAGTTACAGCAGCATCCTCCGGAGTTTCGTGAAGGGATAGCATTGGGTTTGATGTACTCTTTCACCAATTTAGCAGAAAGCATAAACATGCTGAATGTCCATGACGATAATGCAGTATTTGAACATAAGATGAGGTGCATTTCTGTGTTGGAAGCAGACGGCTTCGATGTCAGGCACCTACGATCTCGTTTGGAAACTCTGCTCAGTTTAAAAAACAGCTGGTCCAAAATACAGGATATGATGAAACGTTCGGAGAAGAAGATTGCTCAAGAAGAAATCGATGATCAACAACGCTGTGCAGAAATTAGTGTGCTAAGTATGGTTGTCCGCCAGCTTGAACAACACGCCCATCTCTTCCGTTGCATAAAGAACCGTGCTATTTCACAGCAGATGAGCCATGCCATGGAGAATTCAAGACTCAAAGTAGAAGCAAGCCAACTTAAGCAATCATCTATGTCTACCGAGCAGCGCTTCAGTAGTGTCGTCGCTGCGCCATGGTAA
- the LOC136354251 gene encoding uncharacterized protein, with amino-acid sequence MSGERLLDEPINTWATKRKNPGDGPNSRKRKGKAMAVEEDEFASGDDTDSEIDGSPVYAESGDSSSSDNDHDHDGDVNPDQRDLQAMKSTGVEMQHARRTTRRLKNVNALVYNNQTKKK; translated from the exons ATGTCTGGCGAGAGGTTACTTGATGAGCCCATTAATACATGGGCAACAAAGAGAAAGAATCCTGGAGATGGGCCTAACAgcaggaagaggaaggggaaagcAATGGCTGTGGAAGAGGACGAGTTTGCAAGTGGTGATGACACGGACAGCGAAATTGATGGTAGCCCTGTATATGCAGAGTCAGGGGACAGTAGTTCTAGTGATAATGACCATGACCATGATGGAGATGTGAATCCTGACCAAAGAGATTTACAAGCAATGAAATCTACAG GTGTTGAGATGCAGCATGCTCGGCGTACAACAAGGAGGCTGAAGAATGTCAATGCATTGGTTTATAACA ATCAGACAAAGAAAAAGTAA